Proteins encoded in a region of the Nicotiana tomentosiformis chromosome 9, ASM39032v3, whole genome shotgun sequence genome:
- the LOC138899352 gene encoding uncharacterized protein translates to MGIVETNRVDFAVFQMTGSAKRWWRDYMLTRPVGSPALTWEQFSQLCMEKFLPITLKEDFRRQFERLQQGIMTVAQYETRFVDLARHAVLLLPIERERVRSFIDGLTYPIRLQMAKETGCEISFQADDNITRRIEMVLEQERGHGSHKRPRQFGGFSVASSGGRAMEDKNTTRRQKILTNPSVELSDNAQVIASHARNNINQSINMLKEYDTREKVAIEQMLLLDQINATRQIGWWESIDKLNADEVAKFEAWLNGTVFKLKSHLERLENEVSSSSQVSPENTNNAPNAS, encoded by the exons atgggtatagtggagaccaatagggtcgattttgctgtatttcaaatGACGGGTTCCGcaaagaggtggtggagagattatatgctgaccagaccagttggatcgcctgcattgacctgggagcagttctcacagctatgtatggagaagtttctccctatcacattgaaagaggatttccgcaggcaatttgagcgtctacaacagGGCATTATGACTGTtgctcagtatgagacccgttttgtggatctagcccgtcatgctgtCCTTTTACTTCctattgagagagagagagtgaggagctttattgatggacttacctaccctattaggcttcagatggccaaggaaaccggatgtgagatttcctttcaggcggatGATAATATtacgaggaggatcgagatggttcttgaacAAGAGAGAGGGCATGGGTCtcataagaggcctcgtcagtttggtgggtTCAGTgttgcctcatctggaggcaggg CAATGGAGGATAAGAATACTACAAGGCGCCAAAAGATTCTCACGAATCCTAGTGTAGAATTAAGTGACAATGCACAAGTTATTGCTAGTCATGCTCGAAACAATATCAACCAAAGCATCAATATGCTTAAAGAATATGATACAAGAGAAAAAGTTGCGATCGAGCAAATGCTTTTGCTTGACCAAATTAATGCGACTAGACAAATAGGTTGGTGGGAGTCTATTGACAAACTCAATGCAGACGAAGTGGCCAAATTTGAAGCTTGGTTGAATGGCACTGTCTTTAAACTGAAGAGCCATTTAGAGCGGCTAGAAAATGAAGTTTCATCCTCGTCACAAGTCTCTCCAGAGAATACAAATAATGCACCTAATGCTTCGTGA